From Rhodamnia argentea isolate NSW1041297 chromosome 10, ASM2092103v1, whole genome shotgun sequence, a single genomic window includes:
- the LOC115742807 gene encoding uncharacterized protein At3g06530 isoform X1, producing MAASLSSQLQAIKSYVQADSEPLKRPFTRPSVLFNPKEASDIDIDTIHDIALSGLEVLVNTDQRFGNYKNDLFSHKSKELDRELMNPEENERINVSITSFLRLLSSYLQLVSSLRTLEYLIRRYKIHVYNMEELILCALPYHDTHAFVRIVQLLNLGNTKWKFLEGVKVSGAPPPRQVVVQQCIRDMGILEVLCNYASPAKKHHPSSIVVNFCTAVVIEAVGSLAAVESDVVKRILPFVISGIQPGMKGGSEHKASALMIVSLLAKKAALSPKLVKSLIRSIADIAREEVKDAMGLQWVRLSFMALINLLQSQSVDVFPKKALEIVKEIRDITGILSQLSREFNIDKFLVLFLESLLEYSFSDASCCSLLVSIVETVPLGNVVDCFVSKVLFSCLKLSQKNDSSPSEIGVWAKKILVVILKSYPSELHDSIRKFLENTRLHQGKQKSISEVLSKVLDGNLSSSVPMLDSKIWFSLYHPKVEVRCAALSSLNVSGILKADSINSQGFETIQDAISRQLHDNDLSIVQAALLLNELPNVVNRTDLLQALCSITRRCIGILVSSSVNNSALAGDIVILCLKHLITMCDGSLDSAKELAALMFPLLLITPKTQMYNLRVLELAKEVKWPLYQNLPSLPSSEKLEAGSISSANLRMVDSLADLFSKQPQEFLPFLVQNSNDFMMSKTLFFLVLLQSIEMKRKDGNRVLDLLEACLPVLKSNWEAFKSSKGLHLGEDNVEIWRRDCIGFLDQLFDVNIEEMNGKILICIFWRMLEAFISVVPTDLFSHEGVQWVGKLREIFVLLADSNQRQVLREHLHYLVTNCKICAATFLSQFFTEEGYPVAVQVESLLCFAHLCGQAEDALSLQLLGKFPSLLVPLASESQDIRIAAMNCIEGLYTLCSRVDLSGKKNGTIAIWSRFLEELLGLIIQHKRLILSDRKFLASFLSALLGPLGIVDQLLVPQDVGNRLTQSTKKEILDFILESALQLSSHGKLVILSLLRGIGEALMQVKDVELLLSKLLESRDRYYFERDNSYQRLSKADVEILCLLLSCTMSSTAGIRNFEDHLLKALHFEGSFAEDTAVVLPCIAVLSKLNSRIYGGLTMEMQEALFSVLVVLFRKGNSDIQIATKEALLRLDVVGSTVSEMLLSLSTFEVPITSQKKKRRSARYDILKKHRDVLSKGKNAFSFLISLLDILLMKKDITNRESLISPLFKLLGHTFSDEWVHFMDERSIQAASGISEGTTSSACYVQQNLLLVLEDILSSVGVIQSKAQMLGSIDVELLIRCAHSAKDGVTHNHILKLLSTIAKLIPDKILDHIQDILTVAGESAITQVDSSSLRVFEELMSSLLPCWLSKTNDIDQLLQVFVNILPEVAEKRRLSIVTHLMRTLGERSLASLLFLLFQSLITRKRLTELDNKAYTSPDFMAMIQMEWEYAFAVHLCEHYPCMMWLPSLVILLRRLGRESSGTFWPVDLLLVMLFISQKLQDPELAFALESRDDLGTIQGTLEELMEQVVYLWQLVDTKKEIAAPAFIREGIKYHLNSVIITTTTAMIPSSYFKGMIKLLDNADHSVKRKALVLFSKSMKHLGSTPSKRKEKREFYLNLTSSWLHLDEGALEALNKMCLDIIQLLDASVGDSNTSLKLAAVSAMEVLANRFPSNYSIFNHFLASVVRNIKSPDATVSSSCLRTAGTLINVLGAKALIHLPSMMENVMRTLDNISSFNAERKVGDDASNRSLRPSDLLLSILIPVEAVVDKLGGFLNPYLESICKFLVLHPDLVSGSDIKLRTKGETVRKLIAEKIPVRLALPPLLNLYSGAVVAGDFSLTIIFEMLSHMVATMDRTSVAGYYKRIFDLCLSALDLRRQRPLSVRNISAIEKSVINSMILLTMKLTETMFKPLFIRTVEWAELEVDESENRGRNLDRAISMYGLVNKLAENHRSLFVPYFKYLLESSVRHLADAEEASLSLKQKKKKSKISETGVKVKEANSGLSLQKWQIRALVLSALHKCFLYDTGSLKLLDSSTFQVLLKPIVSQLGAEPPHSVEDHPDVPSVKEVDDLVVICTGQMAVTAGSDLLWKPLNHEVLMQTRSEKVRSRILGLRIVKYLLENLKEEYLIFLPETIPFLGELLEDVEPTVKSLAQEILKEMESMSGESLRQYL from the exons ATGGCTGCTTCACTGTCCTCCCAGCTACAAGCGATCAAGTCCTACGTACAAGCTGATTCGGAGCCGCTCAAGAGGCCTTTCACTCGCCCTTCCGTTCTATTCAATCCCAAAGAGGCCTCGGATATCGACATCGACACCATACATGACATAGCTCTCTCTG GTCTCGAGGTTCTTGTAAATACCGACCAACGGTTTGGGAACTACAAGAATGATTTGTTTAGCCACAAGAGTAAAGAGCTGGACAGAGAGTTGATGAACCCTGAGGAGAATGAACGAATAAACGTGTCTATCACTTCATTCCTGCGGCTGCTTTCCAGTTATCTTCAGCTGGTTTCGTCCCTTAGAACGCTTGAGTATTTGATACGAAGATATAA GATACACGTGTATAATATGGAGGAATTGATACTTTGCGCATTGCCATACCACGACACCCATGCATTTGTCCGAATAGTGCAGCTGCTTAATTTGGG GAATACGAAATGGAaattcctggaaggtgttaaagTCTCCGGTGCACCTCCACCAAGGCAGGTTGTAGTGCAGCAGTGTATAAGAGACATGGGTATTCTCGAGGTTTTGTGCAATTAT GCATCTCCCGCCAAAAAGCATCATCCTTCAAGCATTGTAGTGAACTTTTGCACTGCAGTTGTGATCGAGGCCGTGGGTTCTCTTGCAGCTGTTGAGAGCGATGTTGTGAAAAGGATTCTCCCGTTTGTGATTTCTGGAATTCAGCCTGGCATGAAAGGCGGTTCAGAACACAAG GCCAGTGCCCTGATGATCGTTAGCTTACTGGCAAAAAAAGCTGCTTTGTCTCCAAAACTTGTGAAGAGTTTGATTCGATCAATTGCCGACATAGCTAGAGAGGAGGTAAAAGATGCTATGGGGCTACAATGGGTTCGGTTATCATTTATGGCTCTAATCAATCTTCTTCAG TCACAGTCTGTGGATGTGTTTCCGAAGAAAGCACTGGAGATTGTGAAGGAGATAAG ggaTATTACGGGGATTCTATCACAATTATCCAGAGAGTTCAACATAGATAAATTTCTTGTCTTGTTTTTGGAGTCTCTGCTCGAGTACAG TTTCTCAGACGCTTCCTGCTGTTCCCTACTGGTATCCATAGTTGAGACAGTTCCTCTAGGCAATGTGGTTGATTGTTTTGTATCCAAGGTCCTCTTTTCATGCCTGAAGTTATCCCAGAAAAATGACAGTTCTCCATCAGAAATAG GAGTTTGGGCCAAAAAAATCTTGGTTGTCATTTTGAAGAGTTATCCATCTGAGCTGCATGATTCCATCAGAAAGTTCCTCGAG aatACAAGACTGCATCAGGGAAAACAGAAGTCGATATCTGAGGTTTTGTCTAAAGTGTTAGATGGGAATTTGAGTTCGTCTGTGCCTATGTTGGATTCAAAAATCTGGTTTTCCTTGTACCATCCTAAG GTTGAGGTCCGATGCGCTGCATTGTCTAGTTTGAATGTTTCTGGCATCCTAAAAGCTGATAGTATCAATTCACAG GGTTTTGAAACAATTCAAGATGCTATTTCGCGCCAGCTGCATGATAATGACTTATCTATTGTTCAAGCAGCTCTATTACTTAATGAATTGCCAAATGTGGTAAATCGGACTGATCTTCTTCAAGCATTGTGTTCTATAACACGGAGATGCATAGGAATTCTTGTATCGA GCTCAGTAAATAACAGTGCCTTAGCTGGTGATATTGTTATCCTATGTTTGAAGCACTTGATAACTATGTGTGATGGTTCACTGGATTCGGCAAAGGAATTGGCTGCATTGATGTTCCCCTTGCTCCTTATCACGCCCAAG ACACAGATGTACAATTTGAGGGTTTTGGAATTAGCGAAGGAAGTGAAGTGGCCCTTGTATCAAAATCTACCCAGCCTACCCAGCTCAGAG AAATTGGAAGCTGGAAGCATATCTTCTGCAAATCTGAGGATGGTCGATAGTTTGGCAGATTTATTCTCAAAACAACCTCAAGAATTTTTGCCGTTCCTTGTCCAAAATAGTAATGATTTCATGATgtcaaaaacacttttctttttggttctcTTGCAGTCAATTGAGATGAAAAGGAAAG ATGGGAACCGAGTTTTGGACCTCTTGGAAGCTTGTTTACCAGTTCTGAAAAGTAATTGGGAAGCTTTTAAATCCTCCAAAGGCCTGCATCTAGGAGAG GACAACGTGGAAATATGGAGAAGAGATTGCATAGGATTCCTGGATCAGCTTTTTGATGTCAATATAGAAGAAATGAATGGAAAGATCTTAATATGTATATTTTGGAGAATGCTGGAGGCGTTTATTTCAGTAGTTCCTACTGACCTCTTTTCG CATGAAGGTGTACAATGGGTTGGCAAGCTTCGGGAGATATTTGTCCTACTTGCAGATTCAAATCAGAGACAGGTGCTCAGGGAGCATCTCCATTACCTCGTCACAAATTGCAAGATTTGTGCAGCCACTTTTCTGTCTCAGTTTTTCACAGAAGAAG GTTATCCGGTTGCAGTTCAAGTTGAAAGTCTCCTCTGTTTTGCCCATCTTTGTGGTCAAGCAGAGGATGCATTGTCATTGCAACTTCTAGGCAAATTTCCGTCACTTCTTGTTCCATTGGCCAGTGAGAGCCAG GATATAAGGATTGCTGCGATGAACTGCATTGAGGGACTATACACATTATGCTCTCGTGTTGACTTGTCTGGGAAGAAAAATG GGACCATTGCCATTTGGAGTCGGTTCCTTGAGGAGCTCTTGGGTTTGATAATTCAGCACAAAAGGCTTATCCTGTCAGACAGGAAGTTCCTTGCTTCATTTTTGTCAGCTTTGCTTGGCCCATTGGGCATTGTTGACCAACTGTTGGTGCCACAGGATGTAGGAAATAG GTTAACTCAATCTACCAAAAAAGAGATCCTCGATTTCATTTTGGAGTCTGCTTTGCAGCTCTCATCGCATGGGAAG CTTGTCATACTGTCCTTGCTCAGAGGAATAGGGGAAGCACTCATGCAGGTTAAAGATGTTGAGCTCTTACTGTCTAAACTTCTGGAATCTCGTGACCGATATTACTTTGAGAGGGATAATTCATACcagagattgtcaaaggctgaTGTTGAAATCCTATGCCTTCTACTG AGCTGTACCATGTCCTCTACAGCCGGAATTCGCAATTTTGAGGATCATCTATTGAAGGCTTTGCAT TTTGAAGGGTCTTTTGCTGAAGATACTGCAGTTGTGCTGCCTTGTATAGCTGTTCTAAGTAAGCTGAATAGTCGGATTTATGGTGGATTGACCATGGAAATGCAG GAGGCTCTCTTTTCTGTGCTTGTGGTATTATTTCGCAAAGGAAATAGTGATATCCAAATTGCAACTAAGGAGGCCCTTTTACGCTTAGat GTAGTTGGTTCTACTGTGTCTGAAATGCTTCTCTCTTTGTCCACATTTGAAGTTCCAATAACatctcagaaaaagaaaaggaggtcaGCACGCTATGACATTCTGAAAAAGCATCGCGATGTCCTCAGTAAAGGCAAAAATGCATTCTCTTTCCTCATCTCCCTCCTTGATATTCTGCTTATGAAAAAAGACATAACAAACAG GGAGAGTCTAATAAGTCCATTGTTTAAGCTTCTGGGCCACACATTTTCGGACGAATGGGTACATTTCATGGATGAGAGGTCCATTCAAGCTGCCTCTGGGATCTCTGAAGGTACGACTAGCTCAGCGTGTTACGTTCAGCAGAATCTGCTTTTGGTGCTGGAAGATATCTTATCGTCAGTTGGCGTTATTCAGTCTAAG GCTCAAATGCTTGGCAGCATTGACGTCGAGTTGTTGATCAGATGTGCTCATTCAGCTAAAGATGGAGTCACCCACAACCACATTCTCAAGCTCTTGTCCACAATTGCTAAACTCATCCCTGACAAAATTCTGGATCACATACAGGATATTCTGACTGTTGCGGGAGAATCAGCAATTACACAG GTTGACAGTAGTTCACTGCGTGTTTTTGAAGAGCTTATGTCTTCTCTCTTACCATGTTGGCTGTCTAAGACAAATGACATTGACCAATTGCTTCAG GTTTTTGTCAATATATTGCCTGAAGTTGCTGAAAAGAGGAGGCTGTCAATTGTTACTCATCTCATGAG GACCTTGGGAGAAAGAAGTCTGgcttctttgcttttccttcttttccagtcATTAATCACCAGGAAAAGATTGACTGAGCTAGATAATAAAGCCTATACCTCGCCAGATTTTATGGCTATGATACAGATGGAGTGGGAGTATGCTTTTGCTGTGCATTTATGTGAGCATTATCCGTGCATGATGTGGCTGCCCTCTCTCGTAATTCTGCTTCGACGACTTGGAAGGGAAAGTTCGGGCACTTTTTGGCCTGTAGATTTGCTGCTTGTGATgctttttatttcacaaaagttGCAAGATCCGGAACTCGCTTTTGCTCTGGAGTCAAGGGATGATTTAGGGACTATTCAG GGAACGCTAGAGGAACTTATGGAGCAGGTTGTTTACTTATGGCAGCTTGTTGATACTAAGAAGGAAATAGCAGCTCCTGCCTTCATCAGAGAAGGCATAAAGTATCATCTGAATTCTGTCATAATAACTACTACAACTGCGATGATTCCTTCATCGTACTTTAAGGGCATGATTAAATTGCTTGATAATGCAGACCACAGCGTGAAAAGGAAG GCTCTTGTGCTATTCTCCAAAAGTATGAAGCATCTAGGCTCAACTCCATCAAAAcgaaaggagaaaagagaattttatttaaatttgacAAGTAGTTGGCTTCACCTTGATGAGGGTGCACTTGAAGCTCTTAACAAGATGTGTTTGGACATTATTCAGTTACTTGATGCATCAGTGGGAGATTCCAACACATCCTTGAAACTTGCAGCAGTTTCAGCCATGGAAGTTTTGGCCAACCGATTTCCTTCgaattattcaattttcaacCATTTCCTTGCATCTGTCGTCAGAAATATAAAGTCACCAGATGCCACAGTATCTTCCAGCTGCCTTCGTACTGCAGGTACTTTAATCAATGTGCTTGGGGCAAAGGCACTGATTCATCTCCCCAGCATGATGGAGAATGTTATGAGGACCTTGGACAACATCTCAAGTTTTAATGCAGAAAGAAAAGTTGGTGATGATGCTTCTAATAGATCATTGAGACCTAGTGATCTCTTGCTTTCAATTCTCATTCCTGTGGAGGCTGTTGTAGACAAGCTTGGTGGCTTCTTGAACCCATACCTTGAAAGTATTTGTAAATTTCTTGTTCTGCATCCTGATTTGGTATCAGGATCAGACATCAAGTTGAGAACAAAAGGTGAGACTGTTCGAAAGCTCATTGCGGAAAAAATACCT GTTCGCCTTGCTTTGCCGCCTTTGTTGAATCTGTACTCTGGTGCTGTTGTGGCGGGTGATTTCAGTTTGACAATAATATTTGAAATGCTTTCACACATGGTTGCTACAATGGATAGAACATCTGTTGCTGGTTATTACAAGAGAATCTTTGATCTATGCTTGAGCGCTCTTGATCTTCGACGTCAACGCCCTCTTTCGGTCAGGAATATCAGTGCAATCGAGAAAAGTGTAATCAATTCAATGATTTTGCTGACAATGAAGCTCACAGAAACGATGTTCAAGCCTCTTTTTATCCGGACTGTGGAATGGGCAGAGTTGGAAGTTGATGAAAGTGAAAATAGAGGCAGAAATCTGGATAGGGCGATATCAATGTATGGATTGGTAAATAAGCTTGCTGAAAATCATCG ATCCCTATTTGTCCCTTACTTTAAGTACTTGCTGGAGAGTAGTGTGCGCCATCTTGCCGATGCTGAGGAAGCTTCCTTGAGtttgaagcaaaaaaagaagaaatccaaAATTTCCGAAACTGGAGTTAAGGTGAAAGAGGCAAACAGTGGGCTATCACTGCAGAAGTGGCAGATAAGGGCATTAGTCTTGTCAGCCCTGCACAAGTGTTTTCTTTATGATACTGGGTCTTTGAAGTTGCTCGACTCCTCAACTTTTCAg GTTTTGCTGAAACCTATTGTATCTCAGCTTGGAGCTGAACCGCCACATTCGGTAGAAGACCACCCTGATGTACCGTCAGTGAAAGAAGTTGATGACTTAGTAGTTATTTGCACTGGTCAAATGGCTGTTACTGCTGGATCTGACCTTCTCTGGAAACCTTTGAATCATGAG GTACTGATGCAAACCAGAAGCGAGAAGGTCCGATCTCGTATTTTGGGCCTGAGAATCGTGAAGTATCTTCTCGAGAACCTGAAAGAGGAATATCTCATATTTCTGCCAGAAACAATACCTTTTCTAGGGGAATTGCTTGAAGATGTGGAGCCAACAGTTAAATCTCTTGCGCAAGAGATTTTGAAGGAGATGGAATCTATGAGTGGTGAAAGCCTTCGTCAATATCTATGA